The following are from one region of the Desulfovibrio sp. TomC genome:
- a CDS encoding hydrogenase-4 component E, protein MVALVCVNLAYLAVTRLRSLTRITAVQGVLLAAAPLAVLGPSPHGHAVILALGVLAIKGIGFPWLLARTLARLEVNPVVEPYLGFNVSLLAGVAGLLFSLWLETRLPFPPELFPPLLFPAALTSIFSGLALVVARRKALTQVIGYLAAENGIFLLGVPLSAQGSVWLELSVLLDVFVAVFVMGIALHHINKTFESIDVGRFCSLRD, encoded by the coding sequence ATGGTGGCCCTTGTGTGCGTCAATCTGGCCTATCTGGCCGTGACCCGCCTGCGTTCGCTCACCCGCATCACCGCGGTCCAGGGCGTCCTGCTGGCCGCCGCCCCCCTGGCCGTCCTGGGTCCCTCCCCCCACGGCCACGCCGTCATCCTGGCGCTTGGCGTCCTGGCCATCAAGGGCATCGGCTTCCCCTGGCTGCTGGCCCGGACCCTGGCCCGCCTGGAAGTCAACCCGGTGGTGGAGCCGTATCTGGGCTTTAACGTGTCACTTTTGGCCGGCGTGGCCGGACTGCTCTTTTCCCTGTGGCTGGAGACCCGGCTGCCGTTTCCGCCGGAACTGTTCCCGCCGCTGCTCTTCCCGGCCGCCCTGACCTCGATTTTTTCCGGGCTGGCCCTGGTGGTGGCCCGGCGCAAGGCGCTCACCCAGGTCATCGGTTATCTGGCCGCCGAAAACGGCATTTTCCTGCTGGGCGTGCCCCTGTCCGCCCAAGGCTCGGTCTGGCTGGAACTGTCGGTGCTCCTCGACGTGTTCGTGGCCGTCTTTGTCATGGGCATCGCCCTGCACCATATCAATAAAACCTTCGAGTCCATCGACGTCGGACGGTTTTGCTCGTTGCGGGACTAG
- a CDS encoding respiratory chain complex I subunit 1 family protein has translation MDALAHFLAALILAPLLPGIINRVKARLSGRVGRPLLQTYFDLARLVRKGVVESETSSWMLPLGPVVSLATAAIALTLLPGPAGASPAAFTGDFILAAYCLGLGRLALILAALDSGSSFEGMGASREAAFSALAEPVLFLCLLALAAGAPDISLSGMLGQGLTGDLAPERLFVPVILFILLLTENCRIPVDDPNTHLELTMIHEVMVLDHSGPDMAAIVYGSCLKLWFFAAATALSVLPVRAMEPLAGWAVFLAGMVVVAGAVGLVESSMARLRLIRVPRLLGAAGTLAALSLVLTVWR, from the coding sequence ATGGATGCCCTCGCCCATTTCCTCGCCGCCCTCATCCTGGCCCCGCTGCTGCCCGGAATCATCAACCGCGTCAAAGCCCGCCTGTCCGGCCGGGTCGGCCGCCCCCTGCTGCAGACCTATTTCGATCTGGCCCGGCTGGTGCGCAAGGGCGTGGTGGAAAGCGAAACGTCAAGCTGGATGCTGCCCCTTGGCCCGGTCGTTTCCCTGGCCACGGCCGCCATTGCCCTGACGCTCTTGCCCGGACCGGCCGGAGCCTCGCCGGCCGCCTTTACCGGCGACTTCATCCTGGCCGCCTACTGCCTGGGCCTGGGCCGGCTGGCCCTGATCCTGGCCGCCTTGGACAGCGGATCGAGCTTTGAGGGCATGGGGGCCAGCCGCGAGGCCGCCTTTTCCGCCCTGGCCGAACCGGTGCTGTTTCTGTGCCTGCTGGCCCTGGCCGCCGGTGCGCCGGACATCTCCCTGTCCGGGATGCTCGGCCAGGGGCTGACCGGGGATCTGGCCCCGGAACGCCTGTTCGTGCCGGTGATCCTCTTTATTTTGCTTTTGACCGAAAACTGCCGCATCCCGGTGGACGATCCCAACACCCACCTGGAACTGACCATGATCCACGAGGTCATGGTCCTTGACCACAGCGGCCCGGACATGGCCGCCATTGTCTACGGCTCCTGCCTCAAACTCTGGTTTTTCGCCGCCGCAACGGCCCTGAGCGTCCTGCCGGTGCGGGCCATGGAGCCGCTGGCCGGCTGGGCCGTCTTTCTGGCCGGCATGGTGGTCGTGGCCGGGGCCGTGGGGTTGGTGGAATCGTCCATGGCCCGGCTGCGGCTTATCCGCGTGCCGCGCCTGCTCGGAGCTGCCGGGACCCTGGCCGCCCTGTCCCTGGTGCTGACGGTGTGGAGGTAG
- a CDS encoding proton-conducting transporter transmembrane domain-containing protein, giving the protein MELFGLSLTCYLLGALCALVFGGREAANRLAPAAAVAGSLAGLAGVLSAPVSAVSTVTLPWGLPLGAFSLGLDPATRLFLLPVYILGAAAAVSGSLHLAGHDAAHAGSDRRGPHWFCFHILLLGLSLVMAARDGVLFLIAWEAMSLAPFFLISLNDDEAEVREAAWVYLVAAHIGAVCLIAFFTLAMGQAGGSSFEAIAAAARSGQLTAPSLLFFLALIGFAAKVGLIPFHVWLPDVYAAAPSHVTALMAGGMINVGIYGLWRTLELLGPSALWQGWLLVALGLASALYGILRALAQGNLKRLLAYSSVENMGLVCLGLGLGLIGRTSGNTAMAVLGFSGAVFHMLCHAGFKGLLFLCVGEVLAAVGSMRIAHLGGLANRLPVVGGAFFLAAAGIVGLPPLPGFLGELVLALAILTGLDLPGLLPRVGLAASLAALAAVGGFALAAFAKAGGLAFLGQPRTPAAAKATSPARPGLVPIAFLAGCLLLAAVFAPGLLALAGQAALAFPGMDPAPARAALAKAWSIARIVSLFSAGIVALSLLLLGLRRRLTAAHGRRRGPTWGCGYTAGTSRVQYGAASFVEPTTQILGQPMGLARRLDMDPGLFPKRATLFVASPDLIRGRLYTPLFEAIARGCDALKVVQHGRVHLYILYVLATVVLLLAWKL; this is encoded by the coding sequence ATGGAATTGTTCGGGCTCTCGCTCACCTGCTATCTGCTTGGCGCGCTGTGCGCCCTGGTGTTCGGGGGACGCGAAGCAGCCAATCGCCTGGCCCCTGCCGCCGCAGTCGCCGGCTCCCTGGCCGGACTGGCCGGGGTGCTCAGCGCGCCGGTCAGCGCGGTCAGCACCGTCACCCTGCCCTGGGGCCTGCCCCTTGGCGCATTTTCCCTGGGGCTCGACCCGGCCACCCGCCTGTTTCTCCTGCCCGTGTATATCCTGGGCGCGGCCGCAGCCGTGTCCGGCAGCCTGCATCTGGCCGGCCACGACGCCGCCCATGCCGGAAGCGACCGGCGTGGCCCCCACTGGTTCTGCTTTCACATCCTGCTCCTTGGCCTGTCCCTGGTCATGGCCGCCCGCGACGGGGTCCTGTTTCTCATTGCCTGGGAAGCCATGTCCCTGGCCCCGTTTTTCCTCATCAGCCTCAATGACGACGAAGCCGAGGTGCGCGAGGCCGCCTGGGTCTACCTCGTGGCCGCCCACATCGGCGCGGTCTGCCTCATCGCCTTTTTCACCCTGGCCATGGGCCAGGCCGGCGGCAGCAGCTTCGAGGCCATCGCCGCCGCGGCCCGCTCGGGCCAGCTGACCGCGCCGTCCCTCCTGTTCTTTCTGGCCCTCATTGGTTTTGCCGCCAAAGTCGGCCTGATCCCCTTCCATGTCTGGCTGCCCGACGTCTACGCCGCCGCCCCGAGCCACGTCACCGCGCTTATGGCCGGGGGCATGATCAACGTCGGCATATACGGTCTGTGGCGCACCCTCGAACTGCTTGGACCGTCCGCCCTCTGGCAGGGCTGGCTGCTGGTCGCCCTGGGACTGGCAAGCGCCCTGTATGGTATCCTGCGCGCCCTGGCCCAGGGCAATCTCAAACGGCTTTTGGCCTATTCCAGCGTGGAAAACATGGGCCTGGTCTGCCTGGGCCTGGGCCTGGGGCTTATCGGACGGACCAGCGGCAACACCGCCATGGCCGTCCTTGGCTTTTCCGGGGCGGTGTTCCACATGTTGTGCCATGCCGGTTTCAAGGGACTGCTCTTCCTGTGCGTCGGCGAGGTCCTGGCTGCCGTTGGCAGCATGCGCATCGCCCACCTGGGCGGGCTGGCCAACCGGCTGCCCGTCGTTGGCGGAGCGTTTTTCCTGGCTGCCGCCGGGATTGTCGGCCTGCCGCCCCTGCCCGGCTTTCTCGGCGAGCTGGTCCTGGCCCTGGCCATCCTGACCGGCCTTGATCTGCCGGGGCTGCTGCCCCGGGTCGGGCTGGCCGCATCCCTGGCCGCCCTGGCCGCTGTCGGCGGCTTTGCCCTGGCCGCCTTTGCCAAAGCCGGCGGGCTGGCCTTTCTGGGCCAGCCCCGCACCCCGGCTGCGGCCAAGGCTACCTCCCCGGCCCGGCCGGGCCTGGTCCCCATCGCCTTTCTGGCCGGTTGCCTGCTCCTGGCCGCCGTTTTCGCTCCGGGCCTGCTGGCCCTGGCCGGACAGGCCGCCCTGGCCTTCCCCGGCATGGACCCGGCCCCGGCCCGGGCCGCCCTGGCCAAAGCCTGGAGCATAGCCCGCATCGTGAGCCTTTTTTCCGCCGGCATCGTGGCCCTGAGTCTTCTCCTGTTGGGGCTGCGCCGGAGGCTGACCGCCGCCCACGGCCGGCGTCGCGGCCCGACCTGGGGCTGCGGCTACACCGCCGGCACCTCCCGGGTGCAGTACGGGGCCGCATCCTTTGTCGAACCGACAACCCAAATCCTGGGCCAGCCCATGGGACTCGCCCGACGCCTGGACATGGACCCGGGGCTTTTTCCCAAGCGGGCCACGCTGTTTGTCGCCAGCCCGGACCTCATCCGCGGCCGTTTGTACACACCGCTGTTCGAGGCCATCGCCCGGGGCTGCGATGCGCTTAAAGTGGTGCAGCACGGCCGGGTGCACCTCTACATCCTTTACGTGCTGGCCACGGTCGTCCTGCTGTTGGCCTGGAAGCTGTAA
- a CDS encoding methyl-accepting chemotaxis protein — translation MKPFPLTVLIIGNALLLAGSALVGDGPVAYCLLAVSFLCTTGFLLWTKNSVETTCAQVSETFAAMTSNKFDCFLTDNALLQVAALRETILPHEVALKTRLSRDEAMLANIITPMAIIDEKGNISWLNEYMVRLTENDGTPQQYIGKHFSQFFYGDSRETIGETAIRSRQKQSSKTEFDTRKGHHKFISMFATPIMDFDNKLIGGFISVADFTGVVLKERTITEQNHRIANGVKEATAVAESLAEAAEHMTAQISQSTQGMEEQRARTTEVAAAIEEMNATILEVARNAGDAAATAGQANSMASTGANLVDQVINVMESVNTKATSLKSEMRDLGEQAQGIGQIMQVISDIADQTNLLALNAAIEAARAGEAGRGFAVVADEVRKLAEKTMTATKEVSSFIRAIQDSAGRNIAATDETTHVIEQADTLAHDAGDALRQILNFVERTSDQVRGIATAAEQQSATSEEINRSTDHINTIAESTAGAMAVASSAVSNLAHLASDLRTSMTRMHLDE, via the coding sequence ATGAAGCCGTTTCCGTTGACAGTCCTTATCATTGGCAACGCCCTGCTGCTGGCGGGCAGTGCCCTGGTCGGCGACGGGCCGGTTGCATATTGCCTGTTGGCCGTGTCGTTTCTGTGCACCACCGGCTTTCTCCTGTGGACCAAAAATAGCGTGGAAACGACCTGCGCCCAGGTCTCAGAGACCTTTGCCGCCATGACGTCGAACAAATTCGACTGTTTCCTGACCGACAACGCCCTGCTCCAGGTCGCAGCCCTGCGGGAGACCATCCTTCCCCACGAAGTTGCGCTCAAGACGCGTCTGAGCCGGGACGAGGCCATGCTGGCCAATATCATCACGCCCATGGCTATCATCGACGAGAAGGGCAATATCAGCTGGCTCAATGAATATATGGTGCGCCTGACGGAAAACGACGGCACGCCACAGCAATATATCGGCAAGCATTTCTCCCAGTTTTTCTATGGCGATTCCCGAGAGACCATCGGTGAAACGGCCATTCGTAGCCGTCAGAAGCAGTCCTCCAAGACCGAATTTGATACCCGTAAAGGCCATCACAAGTTCATCAGCATGTTTGCCACGCCCATAATGGATTTTGACAACAAGCTCATCGGCGGCTTTATCTCCGTGGCCGACTTTACCGGCGTCGTGCTCAAAGAACGGACCATTACCGAGCAGAATCACCGCATTGCCAACGGCGTCAAGGAAGCCACGGCCGTGGCCGAAAGTCTGGCCGAGGCGGCCGAACACATGACCGCCCAGATCAGCCAGTCCACCCAGGGCATGGAAGAACAGCGCGCCCGCACCACCGAGGTGGCCGCCGCAATCGAGGAAATGAACGCCACCATCCTTGAAGTGGCCCGAAATGCCGGCGACGCCGCCGCCACGGCCGGACAGGCCAATTCCATGGCTTCCACCGGGGCCAATCTGGTGGATCAGGTCATAAACGTCATGGAATCGGTCAATACCAAGGCCACGAGCCTCAAATCGGAAATGCGCGACCTGGGCGAACAGGCCCAGGGCATCGGCCAGATCATGCAGGTCATCTCCGACATCGCCGACCAGACCAACCTGCTGGCCCTCAATGCCGCCATCGAGGCCGCCCGGGCCGGCGAGGCCGGACGCGGCTTTGCCGTCGTGGCCGACGAAGTCCGCAAACTGGCCGAGAAGACCATGACCGCCACCAAAGAGGTCAGCAGCTTCATCCGGGCCATCCAGGACAGCGCCGGACGCAACATTGCCGCCACCGACGAGACCACCCACGTCATCGAACAGGCCGACACCCTGGCCCACGACGCCGGCGACGCCTTGCGCCAGATCTTAAATTTCGTGGAACGGACCTCGGATCAGGTGCGCGGCATTGCCACGGCTGCCGAGCAGCAGTCCGCCACCTCCGAGGAGATCAACCGCTCCACCGACCACATCAACACCATTGCCGAATCCACGGCCGGGGCCATGGCTGTAGCGTCCTCCGCCGTGTCCAATCTGGCCCATCTGGCTTCGGATCTGCGCACGTCCATGACCCGGATGCACCTGGACGAGTAG